From one Aeropyrum camini SY1 = JCM 12091 genomic stretch:
- the fbp gene encoding fructose-1,6-bisphosphate aldolase/phosphatase gives MSEARTTTVSVIKADIGSLAGHHRVHPDTILAASRVLAEAKRKGVIKSFYVTNAGDDLQLIMTHFKGVDNPEVHELAWTAFREATKVAKDLGLYAAGQDLLSDAFSGNIRGLGPGVAEMEFVERPSEPIVVFMADKTEPGAFNLPLYKIFADPFNTAGLVIDPRLHDGFIFEVLDVFEGKAVELRAPEEIYDLLALIGTPSRYVVKRVYRKSDREIAAVVSSERLSLIAGRYVGKDDPVMIVRAQSGFPAVGEVLEPFAFPHLVAGWMRGSHHGPLMPVGLKDSKVSRFDGPPRVIALGFQVKNGELIGPADLFDDPAFDEARRQAQMIADYIRRHGPFMPHRLGPEEMEYTTLPEVLKRLKDRFKPVEMGYKPKVKHEAGEAADVD, from the coding sequence TTGTCGGAGGCTAGGACCACGACTGTGAGCGTTATAAAGGCGGATATAGGTAGCCTCGCGGGCCACCATAGGGTGCACCCCGACACCATACTAGCGGCCAGCAGGGTTCTCGCGGAGGCTAAGAGGAAGGGGGTTATTAAGAGCTTCTACGTGACCAACGCCGGCGACGACCTACAGCTCATCATGACCCACTTCAAGGGGGTCGACAACCCCGAGGTACACGAGCTAGCATGGACGGCGTTCAGAGAGGCGACCAAGGTTGCCAAGGACCTCGGCCTCTACGCCGCGGGCCAGGACCTGTTGAGCGACGCCTTCAGCGGTAACATACGCGGCCTGGGCCCCGGGGTTGCTGAGATGGAGTTTGTGGAGAGGCCTAGCGAGCCGATAGTGGTCTTCATGGCCGACAAGACGGAGCCGGGCGCCTTCAACCTCCCCCTCTACAAGATATTCGCCGACCCCTTCAACACAGCCGGCCTAGTCATAGACCCGAGGCTCCACGACGGCTTCATATTCGAGGTCCTCGACGTGTTCGAGGGCAAGGCGGTGGAGCTCAGGGCGCCGGAGGAGATCTACGACCTCCTAGCCCTCATCGGGACCCCCAGCAGGTACGTCGTTAAGAGGGTGTACAGGAAGAGCGACAGGGAGATAGCGGCTGTGGTGAGCAGCGAGAGGCTAAGCCTAATAGCGGGGAGGTACGTGGGTAAGGACGACCCGGTTATGATAGTCAGGGCGCAGAGCGGGTTCCCGGCTGTGGGCGAGGTCCTCGAGCCCTTCGCCTTCCCACACCTAGTCGCCGGGTGGATGAGGGGAAGCCACCACGGCCCCCTAATGCCGGTGGGCCTGAAGGACTCTAAGGTCTCCAGGTTCGACGGGCCCCCCAGGGTCATAGCCCTCGGCTTCCAGGTGAAGAACGGCGAGCTCATAGGCCCCGCAGACCTCTTCGACGACCCGGCCTTCGACGAGGCGAGGAGGCAGGCCCAGATGATAGCGGACTACATCAGGAGGCACGGCCCCTTCATGCCACACAGGCTAGGCCCGGAGGAGATGGAGTACACAACCCTGCCCGAGGTCCTCAAGAGGCTGAAGGACAGGTTCAAGCCCGTGGAGATGGGCTACAAGCCGAAGGTCAAGCACGAGGCCGGCGAGGCGGCCGACGTAGACTAA
- the map gene encoding type II methionyl aminopeptidase — MALEQEPPKMLLEAGRIAAEVREYAAGLVEAGESCRRVCELVEERIRSLGAVPAFPCNISLNSVAAHYTPGLRDDCTIAEGSVVKLDVGAAVEGYIADTAVTVDLGGGPRGLVDASVEGLQAAMKVLKPGVRFYDIGRAVEQTVRRRGFKVVKNLSGHTIDRYVIHAGLSIPNYGDRTAWIHRVKPGMTFAIEPFATNGRGLVREGSTVNIYAYTGRRPRTMLGGLEERILRHVAEKYKTLPFTPRWLKGMAGDEEVERAVKLLARLGALHGYPVLIEAGGGLVAQAEHTFYALRGGVVVVTEKGQPTI, encoded by the coding sequence TTGGCGTTGGAGCAGGAGCCGCCTAAGATGCTTCTCGAGGCCGGCAGGATAGCCGCGGAGGTTAGGGAGTACGCCGCGGGGCTTGTGGAGGCCGGGGAGAGCTGTAGGAGGGTGTGCGAGCTGGTTGAGGAGAGAATCAGGAGCCTGGGGGCAGTCCCCGCGTTCCCCTGCAACATATCCCTGAACAGCGTTGCAGCCCACTACACCCCGGGGCTTAGGGACGACTGCACCATAGCCGAGGGGAGTGTTGTGAAGCTCGACGTGGGGGCCGCCGTTGAGGGTTATATAGCCGACACCGCCGTCACCGTCGACCTCGGCGGCGGGCCGAGGGGGCTTGTGGATGCGAGTGTCGAGGGGCTCCAGGCCGCCATGAAGGTTCTCAAGCCGGGTGTGAGGTTCTACGATATAGGCAGGGCGGTTGAGCAGACGGTGAGGAGGAGGGGGTTCAAGGTTGTCAAGAACCTATCGGGCCACACTATAGACAGGTACGTCATACACGCCGGCCTCAGCATACCCAACTACGGCGACAGGACTGCCTGGATACATAGGGTGAAGCCTGGTATGACTTTCGCGATAGAGCCCTTCGCCACCAACGGCAGGGGCCTCGTGAGGGAGGGGTCCACGGTAAACATATACGCCTACACCGGGAGGAGGCCCAGGACGATGCTAGGGGGGCTGGAGGAGAGGATACTCAGGCATGTCGCCGAGAAGTACAAGACCCTGCCCTTCACGCCCAGATGGCTCAAGGGTATGGCGGGCGACGAGGAGGTGGAGAGGGCCGTCAAGCTCCTGGCAAGACTGGGAGCCCTCCACGGCTACCCCGTGCTGATAGAGGCTGGAGGTGGCCTCGTAGCCCAGGCGGAGCACACCTTCTACGCCCTCCGCGGCGGGGTTGTGGTGGTCACGGAGAAGGGGCAGCCCACCATCTAG
- a CDS encoding metal-dependent hydrolase, translated as MARLTYLGHAAFQLEAGGRKILIDPWLSNPKSPVKPEEARGIDLIVITHSHFDHLGDVGKIAANNPGAKVLAVYEVADLAAEEIAKETGASKEELFNSGRVIGANIGGPVVLQDLGLKVAFTPATHSSVGVAAGAVIITGEGRVYHAGDTGVTMDMRLIGEIYKPHVALLPIGGHFTMDPVEAAKAVELLRPLVAIPMHYGTFPVLYGDPEEFKKRVEEKCLPTQVRILKPGESYEFDFSKA; from the coding sequence ATGGCGAGGCTCACATACCTCGGCCACGCGGCCTTCCAGCTTGAGGCCGGTGGGAGGAAGATACTTATCGACCCCTGGCTCTCCAACCCGAAGAGCCCTGTGAAGCCTGAGGAGGCCCGGGGGATTGACCTTATAGTCATAACCCACAGCCACTTCGACCACCTGGGCGACGTGGGTAAGATAGCGGCGAACAACCCGGGGGCCAAGGTCCTCGCGGTCTACGAGGTGGCCGACCTGGCGGCGGAGGAGATTGCAAAGGAGACTGGCGCCAGCAAGGAGGAGCTGTTCAACAGCGGCAGGGTGATAGGGGCTAACATCGGGGGGCCTGTGGTGCTCCAGGACCTCGGCCTCAAGGTGGCGTTCACACCCGCCACCCACAGCAGCGTGGGCGTGGCGGCCGGCGCGGTGATAATAACCGGGGAGGGCAGGGTCTACCACGCGGGCGACACTGGGGTTACCATGGACATGAGGCTTATAGGCGAGATCTACAAGCCCCACGTAGCCCTGCTACCCATAGGAGGCCACTTCACCATGGACCCGGTGGAGGCGGCCAAGGCCGTGGAGCTCCTCAGGCCCCTTGTGGCTATACCCATGCACTACGGAACCTTCCCCGTCCTCTACGGAGACCCAGAGGAGTTCAAGAAGAGGGTCGAGGAGAAGTGCCTGCCCACGCAGGTTAGGATACTGAAGCCGGGGGAGAGCTACGAGTTCGACTTCTCCAAAGCCTAA
- a CDS encoding ribosome biogenesis/translation initiation ATPase RLI, with the protein MQGGLRLRLAVIDYDTCKPKKCSYECIAVCPVNKSGRGVAIEADTASRGKPVIYEDACIGCALCVKACPFDAIYIVNLPMELEEEAVHRYGVNGFKLFRLPIPRDGQVVGLLGRNGTGKTTALRILAGELKPNLGRVEGGEPGWDEILRRFRGSELQTYFKKLVDGKLRIAHKIQYVELVPRRLKGRVRDLLQRADERGIALELAQQVGLDRVLDRDVRQLSGGELQKMLIVAVLSRDANVYIFDEPSSYLDIRERMRMARLIAGAAKPGAYVLVVEHDLAVLDYVSDLVHILYGEPGAYGIVSKPYSTKEGINVFLQGYLPAENIRLRKEPILFRKPAPEAAPATAPGAGREASRRRIVGWTSLRVALDGFTLTSGEGALHGGEVIGVAGPNGIGKTTFVKTLAGVLKPAEGAVYPYVEDLRVSYKPQYISPESLPDATVEQVLKAANPSALAPGSWLNLELVKRMRLDKLLDRRVRTLSGGEMQKVAVAAALAREADVYLLDEPSAYLDVEERVGVARAIRRVVETREAAALVVEHDLMILDYVSDRIMLVSGEPGVRGHVDDPRPVKEGMNLLLQNLGVTVRKDEQTGRPRLNKEGSYLDRMQRARKLYYAV; encoded by the coding sequence TTGCAGGGGGGCTTGAGGCTGAGGCTCGCTGTGATAGACTACGACACGTGCAAGCCAAAGAAGTGTAGCTACGAGTGTATAGCCGTCTGCCCGGTCAACAAGAGCGGGAGGGGAGTGGCGATAGAGGCGGATACCGCTAGCAGGGGTAAGCCTGTCATATACGAGGACGCCTGCATAGGCTGCGCCCTATGCGTCAAGGCATGCCCCTTCGACGCCATCTACATCGTCAACCTGCCAATGGAGCTTGAGGAGGAGGCGGTCCACAGGTATGGGGTCAACGGGTTCAAGCTCTTCCGCCTCCCCATACCCAGGGACGGCCAGGTCGTGGGCCTCCTCGGGAGGAACGGCACGGGGAAGACTACGGCCCTCAGGATACTGGCGGGGGAGCTCAAGCCCAACCTGGGGAGGGTTGAGGGCGGGGAGCCCGGGTGGGATGAGATACTCAGGAGGTTCCGGGGGAGCGAGCTCCAGACCTACTTCAAGAAGCTCGTAGACGGGAAGCTGAGGATAGCCCATAAGATACAGTACGTCGAGCTCGTGCCTAGGAGGCTGAAGGGGAGGGTTAGAGACCTGCTGCAGAGGGCTGACGAGAGGGGCATCGCCCTGGAGCTGGCCCAGCAGGTCGGCCTGGACAGGGTGCTCGACAGGGACGTCAGGCAGCTCAGCGGCGGCGAGCTACAGAAGATGCTCATCGTAGCCGTTCTGAGCAGGGACGCCAACGTCTACATCTTCGACGAGCCCAGCAGCTACCTGGACATTAGGGAGAGGATGAGGATGGCCAGGCTCATAGCGGGGGCCGCGAAGCCGGGGGCCTATGTGCTGGTGGTGGAGCACGACCTCGCCGTGCTAGACTACGTGAGCGACCTGGTCCACATACTCTACGGCGAGCCCGGGGCATACGGCATAGTGTCGAAGCCCTACTCAACCAAGGAGGGTATAAACGTGTTCCTCCAGGGCTACCTCCCCGCCGAGAACATAAGGCTGAGGAAGGAGCCGATACTCTTCAGGAAGCCCGCCCCCGAGGCAGCCCCCGCCACAGCCCCGGGGGCTGGGAGGGAGGCGTCTAGGAGGAGGATAGTAGGGTGGACCAGCCTCAGGGTAGCCCTAGACGGGTTCACACTAACCTCGGGGGAGGGGGCGCTCCACGGCGGCGAGGTCATAGGGGTCGCAGGGCCTAACGGTATAGGGAAGACGACGTTCGTCAAAACCCTAGCAGGCGTGCTGAAGCCCGCCGAGGGGGCTGTCTACCCGTACGTCGAGGACCTCAGGGTCAGCTACAAGCCCCAGTACATAAGCCCTGAGAGCCTCCCCGACGCCACAGTCGAGCAGGTCCTCAAGGCGGCGAACCCCTCCGCCCTGGCGCCGGGCTCCTGGCTAAACCTGGAGCTTGTTAAGAGGATGAGGCTGGACAAGCTGCTCGACAGGAGGGTGAGGACGCTGAGCGGGGGGGAGATGCAGAAGGTCGCAGTTGCCGCGGCCCTGGCTAGGGAGGCCGACGTCTACCTCCTAGACGAGCCCAGCGCCTACCTTGACGTGGAGGAGAGGGTTGGCGTGGCGAGGGCTATCAGGAGGGTTGTGGAGACGAGGGAGGCAGCCGCCCTCGTAGTGGAGCACGACCTCATGATACTGGACTACGTGAGCGACAGGATAATGCTAGTCTCGGGCGAGCCCGGGGTGAGGGGCCACGTGGACGACCCTAGGCCGGTGAAGGAGGGGATGAACCTCCTCCTCCAGAACCTGGGGGTGACTGTCAGGAAGGACGAGCAGACTGGCAGGCCGAGGCTGAACAAGGAGGGGAGTTACCTTGACAGGATGCAGAGGGCCAGGAAGCTGTACTACGCCGTCTAG
- a CDS encoding DUF1512 domain-containing protein, with protein MVLELASLPEWISAISQLLLVLIFVALFTGANQRIQVYLWSRDIRSKLVILESFANDARRRTVEYMVSKGARDAESLVSRLADFFVISPVDIEPVDIIRRLEHLVNLRSRRFKEEVARHMPEADEVSRSKAEVALEIASALSFIHKYVRHILLTGEKTRNWILIMQLQLIMPMILKIADTYRRALNDFLKGVPIGDSAGPMVALRLAGLGARWERIEEETVYTVADVEGRKVYIVKAEGPGSSVGRPGSATERLIEKLVAQGRKPRLLVTVDAALKLEGEETGSVADGVGAAIGDIGPEKIRFERIAVKYGIPLRAVAIKMGLEEAILGMTEKIVKGVEKAVERVREIIRGESKPGDIVVVVGVGNTVGVGQ; from the coding sequence GTGGTCTTGGAACTGGCTTCCCTGCCTGAATGGATCTCGGCTATAAGCCAGCTGCTGCTCGTCCTGATATTCGTCGCCCTCTTCACCGGGGCTAACCAGAGGATACAGGTCTACCTATGGAGCAGGGATATAAGGTCTAAGCTGGTTATTCTCGAGTCCTTCGCTAACGACGCTAGGAGGAGGACGGTCGAGTATATGGTATCTAAGGGGGCTAGGGATGCGGAGTCCCTCGTCTCGAGGCTGGCGGACTTCTTCGTCATATCGCCGGTGGACATCGAGCCTGTGGACATTATAAGGAGGCTCGAGCACCTGGTGAACCTCAGGTCCAGGAGGTTTAAGGAGGAGGTCGCCAGGCACATGCCGGAGGCGGACGAGGTTTCGAGGAGCAAGGCGGAGGTGGCGCTGGAGATAGCCAGCGCCCTCTCCTTCATCCACAAGTATGTGAGGCACATCCTCCTCACGGGGGAGAAGACGAGGAACTGGATCCTCATCATGCAGCTCCAGCTCATAATGCCTATGATACTTAAGATTGCAGACACGTATAGGAGGGCGTTGAACGACTTCCTCAAGGGCGTCCCCATAGGAGACTCCGCCGGCCCCATGGTAGCCCTGAGGCTCGCGGGCTTGGGCGCCAGGTGGGAGAGGATTGAGGAGGAGACTGTCTACACCGTCGCGGACGTCGAAGGCAGGAAGGTCTACATAGTCAAGGCTGAGGGGCCGGGCAGCAGCGTGGGGAGGCCCGGGTCGGCGACGGAGAGGCTCATAGAGAAGCTTGTGGCCCAGGGGAGGAAGCCCAGGCTCCTGGTGACTGTGGACGCCGCCCTGAAGCTCGAGGGGGAGGAGACTGGGAGCGTGGCCGACGGTGTCGGGGCAGCCATAGGCGATATAGGGCCGGAGAAGATTAGGTTCGAGAGGATAGCCGTCAAGTACGGGATACCCCTGAGGGCTGTGGCTATAAAGATGGGGCTGGAGGAGGCTATACTGGGGATGACGGAGAAGATTGTGAAGGGCGTTGAGAAGGCTGTGGAGAGGGTGAGGGAGATAATAAGGGGCGAGTCGAAGCCCGGCGATATAGTGGTTGTCGTGGGAGTGGGGAACACTGTGGGGGTGGGTCAGTAG
- the metG gene encoding methionine--tRNA ligase, producing MAKYVVTSAWPYVNHVPHLGTLIGSVLSADIYARYLRLRGREVVFVSGSDEHGTPIELEARRKGVEPRELTDQVHEYDVKMWREYRISFDNYSRTESPVHKEFVMEFMRKLEENGYIFSQEEVLPYCEKDKMFLPDRFVEGTCPYCGYERARGDQCDECGRLLHPTELKNPRCALCGSKPVYKSTRHWFIDLRRVQDRLLKWLEGHGELQDSVKKYSINWVAQGLKPRSVTRDLSWGVPAPFKGAEGKTIYVWFDALLGYVSATKELFIMRRGDPEEWKRWWWDSGTRTVYFIGKDNIPFHAIILPALFLASHDPYVLPWRISATEYLMYEGQQFSKSRRIGVWIDEALEIAPADYWRWALARMRPEARDTNFTWKEFYRIVNTELNDDIGNYVNRVLSLVRSRMSGVAPEPEDLGGHQGFVDRVRRAAWRVAEDLEEIRIKRATEGILEIAREGNAYLNKTQPWKLLAEDREEGVKALSAALYAVKTLAHLLAPFTPDAAERLWSMLGLAGSVHEAVWDEWLDRPLPGGARIVRVEPLFKKLPDDFLDRVDEIVEEARRRALEKRPPLLRD from the coding sequence ATGGCTAAGTATGTGGTAACCTCTGCGTGGCCCTACGTCAACCACGTCCCCCACCTAGGCACTCTCATAGGAAGCGTGCTCAGCGCCGACATCTACGCGCGCTACCTCAGGCTCCGGGGTAGGGAGGTCGTCTTCGTCAGCGGGAGCGACGAGCACGGGACGCCGATAGAGCTTGAGGCCAGGAGGAAGGGGGTCGAGCCCAGGGAGCTGACGGACCAGGTCCACGAGTACGATGTTAAGATGTGGAGGGAGTACAGGATATCCTTCGACAACTACAGCCGCACCGAGAGCCCGGTGCACAAGGAGTTTGTGATGGAGTTTATGAGGAAGCTTGAGGAGAACGGCTACATATTCAGCCAGGAGGAGGTCCTCCCCTACTGCGAGAAGGATAAGATGTTCCTCCCCGACAGGTTCGTCGAGGGCACCTGCCCCTACTGCGGCTACGAGAGGGCCCGCGGAGACCAGTGCGACGAGTGCGGCAGGCTCCTCCACCCCACGGAGCTGAAGAACCCTCGGTGCGCCCTATGCGGCTCTAAGCCTGTCTACAAGTCTACCAGACACTGGTTCATAGACCTGAGGAGGGTTCAGGACAGGCTCCTCAAGTGGCTGGAGGGCCACGGGGAGCTGCAGGATAGTGTGAAGAAGTATAGTATAAACTGGGTGGCCCAGGGGCTTAAGCCCAGGAGCGTGACCCGCGACCTCTCCTGGGGTGTGCCCGCGCCGTTCAAGGGGGCCGAGGGCAAGACAATCTACGTGTGGTTCGACGCCCTCCTCGGCTACGTGAGCGCGACGAAGGAGCTGTTCATAATGAGGAGGGGGGACCCGGAGGAGTGGAAGAGGTGGTGGTGGGACAGCGGGACGAGGACGGTCTACTTCATAGGGAAGGATAACATACCGTTCCACGCCATAATACTCCCCGCCCTATTCCTTGCGAGCCACGACCCCTACGTCCTGCCCTGGAGGATAAGCGCGACGGAGTACCTGATGTACGAGGGCCAGCAGTTCAGCAAGAGCAGGAGGATAGGCGTGTGGATAGACGAGGCCCTGGAGATAGCGCCGGCGGACTACTGGAGGTGGGCCCTGGCGAGGATGAGGCCCGAGGCCAGGGACACCAACTTCACGTGGAAGGAGTTCTACAGGATCGTTAACACCGAGCTTAACGACGATATAGGCAACTACGTCAACAGGGTGCTGAGCCTCGTCAGGAGCAGGATGAGCGGCGTCGCCCCCGAGCCCGAGGACCTCGGCGGGCACCAGGGGTTCGTAGATAGGGTTAGGAGAGCCGCCTGGAGGGTGGCTGAGGACCTGGAGGAGATTAGGATAAAGAGGGCGACGGAGGGGATACTGGAGATAGCCAGGGAGGGGAACGCCTACCTGAACAAGACGCAGCCCTGGAAGCTCCTGGCCGAGGATAGGGAGGAGGGTGTGAAGGCCCTCTCAGCAGCCCTCTACGCTGTGAAGACACTGGCCCACCTCCTAGCCCCCTTCACCCCCGACGCCGCCGAGAGGCTGTGGAGCATGCTCGGCCTCGCCGGTAGCGTGCACGAGGCGGTGTGGGACGAGTGGCTAGACCGCCCCCTCCCCGGGGGGGCGAGGATAGTTAGGGTGGAGCCCCTCTTCAAGAAGCTCCCCGACGACTTCCTCGATAGGGTGGACGAGATAGTGGAGGAGGCTAGGAGGAGGGCCCTGGAGAAGAGGCCCCCCCTCCTCAGGGACTAG
- a CDS encoding 30S ribosomal protein S24e, producing the protein MSVPQAREARRIDLGEMGWGEVQVDFYNPLVKRREIVMMLHHELKPTPMRIILRQKLAEVLGVDIKRVYIRNIKTGYGAGLSRVRVHVYDTPERALSFEPKYVIERNGGVNPFEEAEG; encoded by the coding sequence ATGAGCGTTCCACAGGCGAGGGAGGCGAGGAGGATAGACCTTGGAGAGATGGGCTGGGGGGAGGTGCAGGTAGACTTCTACAACCCCCTCGTGAAGCGGAGGGAGATAGTTATGATGCTCCACCACGAGCTGAAGCCCACTCCCATGAGGATCATTCTCAGGCAGAAGCTAGCCGAGGTCCTCGGGGTGGACATCAAGAGGGTGTACATCAGGAATATAAAGACGGGGTACGGCGCCGGGCTTAGCAGGGTGAGGGTCCACGTCTACGACACCCCCGAGAGGGCCCTCTCCTTCGAGCCCAAATACGTGATAGAGAGGAACGGGGGCGTAAACCCGTTCGAGGAGGCTGAGGGGTGA
- a CDS encoding 30S ribosomal protein S27ae — MAEKKELKTYVHRLYEVDYEKGVIRLKNRRCPRCGSIMAHHMKPVERWHCGKCGYTEFVTKKK; from the coding sequence GTGGCTGAGAAGAAGGAGCTCAAGACATACGTCCACAGGCTATACGAGGTCGACTACGAGAAGGGGGTTATAAGGCTGAAGAACAGGCGCTGCCCACGCTGCGGCAGCATAATGGCCCACCACATGAAGCCGGTTGAGCGGTGGCACTGCGGGAAGTGCGGCTACACAGAGTTCGTAACGAAGAAGAAGTAG
- the kae1 gene encoding KEOPS complex N(6)-L-threonylcarbamoyladenine synthase Kae1, which translates to MPPKGAGEVLVLGIESTAHTFGVGIVSTRPPIVRADVRRRWTPREGGILPREVAEFFSLHAGEAVAEALGEAGVSIGDIDAVAVALGPGMGPALRVGATVARALSAKYGKPLVPVNHAVAHVEAARFSTGLRDPVALYVAGGNTTVVSFVAGRYRTFGETLDIALGNLLDTFAREAGIAPPYVVGGLHAVDRCAEGGGFVEGIPYVVKGQDVSFSGILTAALRLLRGGARLRDVCYTLREVAFSSVVEVTERCLAHTGKRQATLTGGVAANRLLNEKMGLMARLHGAAYKPVDVMLSGDNGVMIALTGLAAYLHGVTIDPGEAYIRQRWRIDEVDIPWYPWLPGDPPPG; encoded by the coding sequence ATGCCGCCTAAGGGGGCTGGGGAGGTCCTCGTCCTGGGCATAGAGTCCACGGCCCACACATTCGGGGTGGGGATAGTCTCCACCAGGCCCCCCATAGTGAGGGCTGACGTTAGGAGGAGGTGGACGCCTAGGGAGGGGGGTATACTCCCTAGGGAGGTGGCCGAGTTCTTCAGCCTCCACGCTGGGGAGGCGGTTGCGGAGGCCCTGGGGGAGGCTGGGGTTTCCATCGGTGATATCGACGCGGTGGCCGTTGCTCTGGGGCCTGGTATGGGGCCCGCGCTTAGGGTTGGGGCTACGGTTGCGAGGGCCCTCTCCGCCAAGTACGGGAAGCCCCTGGTGCCTGTGAACCACGCCGTCGCCCATGTCGAGGCCGCTAGGTTCTCCACTGGCCTCCGCGACCCCGTGGCCCTCTATGTTGCAGGCGGTAACACCACTGTCGTCTCCTTCGTCGCTGGGAGGTACAGGACTTTCGGGGAGACCCTCGACATAGCCCTGGGGAACCTCCTCGACACCTTCGCCAGGGAGGCTGGTATAGCGCCCCCCTACGTTGTGGGGGGGCTTCACGCTGTAGACAGGTGCGCCGAGGGGGGCGGGTTCGTGGAGGGCATACCCTACGTTGTCAAGGGGCAGGACGTCTCCTTCAGCGGCATACTCACAGCCGCGCTCAGGCTCCTACGCGGGGGGGCTAGGCTCCGGGACGTGTGCTACACACTCAGGGAGGTTGCGTTCTCCAGCGTGGTGGAGGTCACCGAGAGGTGCCTCGCCCACACCGGCAAGAGGCAGGCCACCCTGACGGGGGGTGTGGCGGCCAACAGGCTTCTCAACGAGAAGATGGGCCTCATGGCCCGGCTCCACGGCGCCGCCTACAAGCCGGTTGACGTTATGCTCAGCGGCGACAACGGAGTTATGATAGCCCTCACAGGCCTCGCCGCCTACCTCCACGGCGTCACCATAGACCCGGGGGAGGCGTATATAAGGCAGAGGTGGAGGATAGACGAGGTGGACATACCATGGTACCCCTGGCTCCCTGGAGACCCGCCGCCGGGCTAG
- a CDS encoding Kae1-associated kinase Bud32 — protein sequence MVPLAPWRPAAGLEGLPLLKRGAEAEIRLGEFMGLPAVFKLRVRKPYMHPRLAERLVRLRTRREARVIAAARAAGVSAPALLAVFPSMGLIVMEHVEGPLLKEVIDRRGLEAGGLVEEAGYNLGLLHRAGVVHGDPTTSNYIVRGGGVVLIDYGLAEFSSSVEDRAVDLHLFRRAVESTHAPLAGELYSLYTRGYLRAVGEGGVEVLRRAEEIRLRGRYVRERRRSVWGVG from the coding sequence ATGGTACCCCTGGCTCCCTGGAGACCCGCCGCCGGGCTAGAGGGCCTCCCCCTCCTGAAGAGGGGGGCTGAGGCTGAGATCAGGCTGGGAGAGTTCATGGGCCTCCCGGCCGTGTTCAAGCTCAGGGTTAGAAAGCCCTACATGCACCCCAGGCTGGCTGAGAGGCTTGTCAGGCTGAGGACCAGGAGGGAGGCCCGGGTTATAGCTGCTGCGAGGGCCGCGGGGGTCAGCGCCCCAGCCCTCCTGGCGGTGTTCCCCAGCATGGGGTTGATAGTGATGGAGCATGTGGAGGGCCCCCTACTCAAGGAGGTTATTGACCGGCGGGGACTCGAGGCCGGGGGGCTTGTGGAGGAGGCGGGCTACAACCTAGGCCTCCTCCACAGGGCTGGCGTGGTGCACGGCGACCCCACCACCTCGAACTACATTGTGAGGGGGGGTGGGGTCGTGTTGATAGACTACGGGCTGGCGGAGTTCAGCTCCAGCGTCGAGGACAGGGCTGTTGACCTCCACCTCTTCAGGAGGGCTGTGGAGAGCACCCACGCCCCCCTGGCGGGAGAGCTTTACAGCCTCTACACCCGCGGCTACCTGAGGGCCGTGGGGGAGGGGGGTGTGGAGGTGCTGCGGAGGGCTGAGGAGATCAGGCTGAGGGGGAGGTATGTGAGGGAGAGGCGGAGGAGCGTGTGGGGCGTTGGCTAG
- a CDS encoding XTP/dITP diphosphatase: MARRILLVTGNRGKLEEAREVLGEYGVEVEQAQAWKLEVQSESLEEIALQAARIAYAQLRRPLAVEDAGLFINALNGFPGPYSSYAYKTIGIPGVLRLLEGAADRRGCFRAAVAYIAPLVERVFTGEVCGSIAREPRGSQGFGFDPIFIPEGYTRTFAELGPGVKNRISHRARAFRRLGEWLSRRDPL, from the coding sequence TTGGCTAGGAGGATCCTCCTCGTCACGGGGAACAGGGGTAAGCTGGAGGAGGCGAGGGAGGTCCTCGGGGAGTACGGGGTGGAGGTTGAGCAGGCCCAGGCCTGGAAGCTGGAGGTCCAGTCGGAGAGCCTGGAGGAGATAGCGCTCCAGGCCGCCAGGATCGCCTACGCCCAGCTCCGCAGGCCTCTCGCCGTGGAGGACGCCGGCCTCTTCATAAACGCTCTAAACGGGTTCCCCGGCCCCTACAGCAGCTACGCCTACAAGACCATAGGCATACCCGGCGTCCTCAGGCTGTTGGAGGGAGCGGCGGATAGGAGGGGGTGCTTCAGGGCGGCTGTGGCCTACATAGCCCCCCTGGTGGAGAGGGTTTTCACAGGGGAGGTCTGCGGCTCCATAGCCAGGGAGCCCCGGGGCTCCCAGGGGTTCGGGTTCGACCCGATATTCATCCCCGAAGGCTACACCAGGACCTTCGCCGAGCTGGGGCCGGGTGTTAAGAACAGGATAAGCCACCGTGCCAGGGCCTTCAGGAGGCTGGGGGAGTGGCTCTCCCGGAGGGATCCTTTATAA